One window from the genome of [Clostridium] celerecrescens 18A encodes:
- the pxpB gene encoding 5-oxoprolinase subunit PxpB, with protein sequence MIQIKPVGDCGALVELGDSISEEVNAKAMELNRRIHELSVEGIHETVPAFCSVLVCYDPLKTDYDEVLKVLSRLAESLDGRSGIRGRLVEIPVCYGGSFGPDLSFVAEHGKITEEEVIRIHSSRDYRIYMLGFLPGFPYLGGMDERIFTPRLSSPRTRIPAGSVGIGGEQTGIYPMDSPGGWQLIGRTPYRLFSPEQVGKPLYKAGDSIRFVPISQEEYKEIKRKQEKG encoded by the coding sequence ATGATTCAAATAAAGCCGGTTGGTGATTGCGGTGCCTTGGTGGAATTGGGGGATTCCATCAGTGAGGAGGTAAATGCGAAGGCAATGGAATTAAACCGGAGGATCCATGAGCTTTCGGTGGAAGGGATCCATGAGACTGTACCTGCCTTTTGTTCTGTTCTTGTTTGTTATGACCCTCTGAAAACAGATTATGACGAGGTATTAAAGGTTCTGTCGCGGCTGGCAGAATCATTGGATGGCAGAAGCGGGATAAGAGGAAGGCTGGTGGAGATTCCCGTCTGCTACGGAGGCAGCTTCGGGCCGGATCTTTCGTTTGTAGCGGAACATGGAAAGATCACGGAGGAAGAGGTGATCCGGATTCACAGCAGCAGGGATTACCGCATTTATATGCTGGGATTTCTTCCGGGCTTTCCCTATCTTGGAGGAATGGATGAACGCATTTTCACTCCCCGGTTAAGCTCGCCCAGAACCAGAATCCCGGCGGGGAGCGTAGGCATCGGAGGAGAGCAGACAGGAATCTATCCCATGGATTCTCCGGGAGGCTGGCAGTTGATCGGACGTACGCCTTATCGTCTTTTTTCTCCGGAGCAGGTGGGAAAACCTCTTTATAAGGCCGGTGATTCTATTCGTTTTGTACCCATCAGTCAGGAAGAATATAAAGAAATAAAAAGAAAACAGGAAAAGGGGTGA
- a CDS encoding DUF4392 domain-containing protein, producing the protein MMDRGGLEKRNVGENLDALMNLDPRGYGVCRILYAGSREQMGEPLTMRAAEKLCETVKENDLVYILTGFVLLPHKKPEMDGMVSSMLLARALVMAFGAKPVIICPEDCVKSVVKCACVVGLHIYQDIGTVRELPLSMGVVAFTKNLARAEIEAEWLIKEGLPGAVISVEAPGSNENGVYHNSAGDNVTELEAKTDVLWEMLRKKGVLNIAIGDLGNEIGMGAIADHIKKYIPFTASGECVCGCGGGILAASQADHVITATCSDWGCYGLIAAIAYLKRDMEILHREEMEAELMRAASRTGLIDMTGSLIPGIDGFSTRLNTGIVSLMRQCTAYAVRYSHNSDRWFCSVLKKGFFEKGDKP; encoded by the coding sequence ATGATGGACAGAGGCGGACTGGAAAAGAGAAATGTTGGAGAAAACCTGGATGCTCTGATGAATTTAGACCCCAGGGGCTATGGGGTATGCCGGATTCTTTATGCCGGGAGCCGGGAGCAGATGGGGGAGCCTCTTACCATGAGAGCAGCGGAAAAGCTGTGTGAAACGGTGAAAGAAAATGATCTGGTTTATATATTGACAGGATTTGTGCTTCTGCCTCATAAAAAGCCGGAGATGGATGGAATGGTCAGTTCCATGCTGCTGGCAAGAGCCCTGGTCATGGCTTTTGGGGCAAAGCCTGTTATCATCTGCCCTGAGGACTGTGTGAAGTCCGTAGTGAAATGTGCCTGCGTGGTAGGTCTCCATATTTACCAGGATATAGGTACCGTAAGGGAACTTCCTCTCAGCATGGGAGTGGTGGCCTTTACAAAGAATCTGGCAAGGGCAGAAATCGAAGCGGAATGGCTGATAAAAGAAGGGCTTCCCGGAGCGGTTATCTCTGTGGAGGCCCCTGGCTCCAATGAAAATGGTGTATATCACAATTCCGCCGGAGACAATGTAACAGAGCTGGAAGCCAAGACAGATGTACTATGGGAAATGCTGCGGAAAAAGGGAGTCTTAAACATTGCCATCGGAGATCTTGGCAATGAGATCGGCATGGGAGCCATAGCAGATCATATTAAAAAATACATACCTTTCACGGCTTCCGGGGAATGTGTGTGCGGTTGCGGAGGCGGAATTCTGGCTGCCAGCCAGGCGGACCATGTGATAACGGCAACCTGTTCTGACTGGGGCTGCTACGGCTTGATCGCGGCAATTGCGTACTTAAAGCGGGATATGGAAATTCTTCACCGGGAAGAAATGGAAGCGGAACTGATGAGAGCGGCATCAAGAACCGGTCTTATTGATATGACCGGTTCTCTGATACCTGGAATCGATGGATTCAGTACCCGGCTGAATACAGGAATTGTCAGCCTGATGCGCCAGTGTACGGCTTATGCGGTCCGATATTCCCATAATTCCGATCGTTGGTTTTGCTCTGTACTGAAAAAAGGGTTTTTTGAAAAAGGAGATAAGCCATGA
- a CDS encoding 5-oxoprolinase subunit C family protein, translating into MGFEILRHGALSTVQDKGRRGFLSQGIQESGACDKYSMKLANLLAGNLEDPETAAVIEFTIKGGELRFTSDEIISLTGGDMKPCINGFPVPMFSPILVRTGDILTMELAVSGLRTYMAVYGGVEVPPVMGSRSTNLKCRIGGFEGRALLEGDHLESDKNLRQFKKTIKKLKGNEKLAAVGENERWLRHSSTPYRFYGSDRIVLLRAVMGPQEDAFTELGLNTLIRNPFRLSMDCDRMACKLEGEPIEIKNGADIISDGIVEGSVQISSDRLPMVLMADHQTTGGYAKIATVISTDIPALAQLKPGEWVAFQYVTPGEAVAICRKEEEKLMSFKERLRNVIYR; encoded by the coding sequence ATGGGATTTGAAATCTTGCGTCATGGAGCCTTGTCCACGGTTCAGGATAAAGGGAGAAGAGGATTTTTAAGCCAGGGCATCCAGGAAAGCGGAGCCTGTGACAAGTATTCCATGAAGCTTGCCAATCTCCTTGCCGGGAATCTGGAAGATCCGGAAACAGCGGCAGTCATCGAATTTACGATAAAGGGCGGTGAGCTCCGTTTTACCTCTGACGAGATCATATCCCTTACGGGCGGGGATATGAAACCCTGTATCAATGGATTCCCGGTTCCCATGTTCTCCCCGATTCTGGTACGGACAGGAGATATTTTGACCATGGAGCTTGCGGTCTCAGGCCTTCGGACTTACATGGCGGTCTATGGAGGAGTAGAGGTTCCTCCTGTCATGGGAAGCCGTTCCACCAATTTAAAATGCCGCATAGGAGGCTTTGAGGGAAGGGCACTCCTTGAGGGGGATCACCTGGAGTCTGATAAAAATCTCAGGCAGTTTAAGAAAACAATAAAGAAATTAAAGGGAAATGAGAAGCTGGCAGCCGTGGGAGAGAATGAACGATGGCTGCGTCATTCGTCAACGCCTTACCGTTTTTATGGAAGCGACCGTATAGTTCTTCTGCGTGCCGTAATGGGCCCCCAGGAAGATGCCTTTACGGAACTGGGACTTAATACCCTGATCCGGAACCCCTTCCGGTTAAGCATGGACTGCGACCGCATGGCCTGCAAACTGGAGGGAGAACCCATAGAAATAAAGAATGGGGCAGATATCATATCTGATGGGATCGTAGAAGGCTCGGTTCAGATTTCATCTGACCGACTTCCTATGGTTTTGATGGCAGATCATCAGACCACTGGGGGATACGCAAAAATCGCTACAGTGATCAGCACGGATATCCCTGCACTGGCTCAGTTAAAGCCGGGAGAATGGGTGGCGTTTCAGTATGTAACTCCAGGTGAGGCTGTGGCAATCTGCCGGAAGGAAGAAGAAAAGCTGATGAGTTTTAAGGAACGGCTTAGGAATGTCATTTACCGGTAA
- a CDS encoding ABC transporter ATP-binding protein, producing the protein MLKVKDLAVSYGAIEAIHGVSLEVHDGEIVSLIGANGAGKTTILRTISGLKKADKGEIFFNGADLLKTEPSKIINLKLAHVPEGRHIFPQMTVEENLEMGAFTDGKDMAVNMADVFERFSRLKERKKQLAGTLSGGEQQMLAVGRALMAKPRMILMDEPSMGLSPLLVKEIFSIIREVNNKGITILLVEQNAKMALSISNRAYVMETGKITMEGDAGELLKDDRVKKAYLGQ; encoded by the coding sequence ATGCTTAAGGTAAAGGATCTGGCAGTATCTTACGGTGCCATTGAAGCCATTCATGGGGTATCCCTGGAAGTTCATGATGGAGAAATCGTTTCCCTTATCGGGGCCAATGGAGCAGGAAAAACCACTATTTTAAGGACTATTTCAGGATTAAAAAAAGCTGATAAGGGAGAGATATTCTTTAACGGAGCCGATTTGTTAAAAACAGAACCCAGCAAGATCATCAATTTAAAACTGGCACATGTACCGGAAGGACGTCATATATTCCCTCAGATGACTGTAGAGGAGAATCTGGAAATGGGGGCATTTACCGATGGAAAAGACATGGCGGTCAATATGGCAGATGTATTTGAACGTTTTTCCCGTTTAAAAGAACGGAAAAAACAGCTGGCAGGAACCTTGTCCGGCGGTGAACAGCAGATGCTTGCCGTAGGCCGGGCCCTTATGGCAAAACCCAGGATGATCCTGATGGATGAACCGTCTATGGGACTTTCTCCATTGCTGGTAAAGGAAATCTTTTCTATTATCAGAGAAGTGAACAATAAAGGAATCACCATTCTGCTTGTGGAACAGAATGCAAAAATGGCCTTATCCATATCAAACAGAGCCTATGTTATGGAGACAGGGAAGATTACCATGGAAGGTGATGCCGGAGAACTGCTAAAGGATGACAGGGTAAAGAAGGCATATCTTGGACAATAG
- a CDS encoding ABC transporter substrate-binding protein: MKKRLLPVTLITAMTAALLAGCGSSAQQSAAGGSTAAASSTSSKEAASAPEGEDGKTIKIGVYGPVTGGSAVYGEGAQNAIAMAVEEINYGDSGFKVEIVNGGKIVDDGGDAKQAINAYNSLMKEGPSAIVGSFFSSVTLPVAEQASKDNMLLLATGATNKDVTLKGPTIFRNCFIDPYQGKMASQFAKEKGWTKAAVIYAKDDDYSNGLKDAFIENAEANGIEVVYVGECTTKDTDFSSQTSQVVAKGADFLFYPAFLDTVPLLVGAARDAGFDGAIMGGDGWDGADTAGFEDKFENCYFTNHYSSEDTAPAVVNFVSKYTEKYGTESLNACAALYYDAIYMLVEAAKNSGASDTVSLVNGMTGMTFTGVGGTFTMDENGDPEKSVAINTFEGGKVKWLMTLSPEGTKE, encoded by the coding sequence ATGAAAAAAAGATTATTACCGGTAACTCTTATTACAGCAATGACGGCGGCGCTCCTTGCCGGCTGTGGTTCATCTGCACAGCAGAGTGCTGCAGGAGGCAGTACAGCCGCTGCAAGTTCAACGTCTTCCAAGGAAGCAGCGTCTGCTCCGGAAGGAGAAGACGGGAAGACCATTAAGATCGGCGTGTATGGTCCTGTCACAGGAGGGTCTGCTGTTTATGGGGAAGGTGCACAGAACGCCATTGCCATGGCAGTTGAAGAAATCAACTACGGAGATTCCGGTTTTAAGGTTGAAATTGTAAATGGCGGAAAAATAGTAGATGACGGCGGTGATGCCAAGCAGGCAATTAATGCTTACAACAGTCTGATGAAAGAAGGCCCCAGTGCCATCGTAGGAAGCTTTTTTTCCTCTGTTACCCTTCCCGTTGCCGAACAGGCTTCCAAAGATAATATGCTCCTTCTTGCTACAGGGGCTACTAATAAAGACGTAACTTTAAAAGGCCCCACCATTTTCAGGAATTGTTTTATTGACCCGTATCAGGGCAAAATGGCTTCCCAGTTTGCGAAGGAAAAAGGCTGGACCAAAGCCGCCGTTATTTATGCCAAGGATGATGATTATTCCAACGGCTTAAAAGATGCATTTATAGAGAATGCCGAGGCAAACGGAATTGAAGTGGTATATGTGGGAGAATGCACTACAAAGGATACAGACTTTTCGTCCCAGACCTCCCAGGTAGTGGCAAAAGGAGCAGATTTCCTGTTTTATCCCGCATTCCTTGATACGGTTCCCCTTTTGGTAGGTGCGGCAAGGGATGCAGGCTTTGACGGAGCCATTATGGGTGGTGATGGCTGGGATGGAGCCGATACGGCAGGTTTTGAAGATAAATTTGAGAACTGCTATTTTACCAACCACTATTCTTCCGAAGATACCGCTCCGGCTGTAGTCAATTTTGTATCCAAATATACGGAAAAGTACGGAACGGAAAGCTTAAATGCCTGTGCGGCTCTTTACTATGATGCCATTTACATGCTGGTGGAAGCTGCCAAAAACAGCGGTGCATCAGATACGGTTTCCCTGGTAAATGGGATGACGGGAATGACTTTTACAGGAGTAGGAGGAACCTTTACCATGGATGAAAACGGTGACCCGGAGAAATCCGTAGCGATCAATACTTTTGAAGGCGGCAAGGTGAAATGGCTTATGACTCTTTCACCGGAAGGAACAAAAGAATAG
- a CDS encoding ABC transporter ATP-binding protein: protein MTGTEEVTPVLKAQNLGIQFGGLKAVDSFNMEIGESELVGLIGPNGAGKTTVFNLITGVYRPTEGSFYLNGQFMNGKRTHQIVEAGIARTFQNIRLFKKMTVIDNVKAAMSAKLSYNLFHAVFRTPAYWKQEKELTKRAGQLLKIVHLSGKEDYEAGNLPYGEQRRLEIARALATDMKLLLLDEPAAGMNPTETEELLEIINYIRDEFKISVLLIEHDMSLVMKICERISVLDFGTSIASGTPEEIANHPKVIEAYLGKDDEEVEKDA from the coding sequence ATGACGGGAACAGAAGAAGTCACGCCGGTATTAAAAGCGCAGAACCTGGGAATCCAGTTCGGCGGATTAAAAGCGGTGGACAGCTTTAATATGGAAATCGGAGAATCGGAGTTAGTAGGGCTGATCGGTCCAAACGGCGCTGGAAAAACCACAGTGTTCAATCTGATCACCGGTGTTTATAGACCGACAGAAGGATCCTTTTACTTAAATGGCCAGTTCATGAATGGGAAAAGGACCCATCAGATTGTTGAAGCAGGAATTGCAAGAACATTCCAGAATATCCGGTTATTTAAGAAAATGACCGTAATCGATAATGTAAAAGCAGCCATGAGCGCCAAGCTTTCCTACAATCTGTTCCATGCCGTTTTTCGTACACCGGCTTACTGGAAGCAGGAAAAGGAACTGACAAAAAGAGCAGGGCAGCTGCTTAAAATCGTGCATCTAAGTGGAAAAGAAGATTATGAAGCAGGTAATCTTCCTTATGGAGAGCAGAGGCGTCTGGAGATAGCCAGAGCCCTGGCTACGGATATGAAACTCCTCCTTCTTGACGAGCCTGCGGCAGGGATGAACCCGACAGAAACGGAAGAACTCCTGGAGATTATCAACTATATCCGCGATGAATTTAAGATTTCCGTGCTTCTGATCGAGCATGACATGAGCCTGGTCATGAAAATCTGCGAACGGATTTCTGTCCTTGATTTCGGTACTTCCATTGCATCCGGGACTCCGGAGGAGATTGCCAATCATCCAAAGGTGATTGAAGCCTATCTGGGAAAAGACGATGAGGAGGTAGAGAAAGATGCTTAA
- a CDS encoding aminotransferase class IV — MKELAYYDGRIGAPEELMVPFQDRVHFFGDGVYDATVGGNHKVYLLEDHLDRFYSSAKALDIKIPMDKKELGELLTKLLSMVEGNTHFVYWQVSRGTAPRDHAYDEAMLGKLWVMIRPNKLKNPDVPIRLITMEDTRFFYCNIKTLNLLPSVLASQEALKAGAMEAVLHRGDMVTECAHSNVSILKNGTFLSHPNNNLILRGIAKTHMIQACYRLGIQVLERAFTMEELMEADEVIVTSSSNFCLHADVIDGKPVGGKDPVTLKKIQDAVLEEYLEYTGRDSIFD; from the coding sequence ATGAAAGAGCTTGCTTATTATGATGGAAGGATCGGGGCCCCTGAGGAATTGATGGTTCCCTTTCAGGACCGGGTTCATTTTTTTGGAGATGGAGTTTATGATGCTACCGTTGGAGGGAATCACAAAGTATATCTTCTGGAAGATCATCTGGACCGTTTTTATTCCAGTGCCAAAGCCCTGGATATTAAGATTCCCATGGATAAGAAGGAACTTGGAGAGCTTCTGACCAAACTTCTTTCCATGGTGGAGGGGAATACCCATTTTGTGTACTGGCAGGTGTCAAGAGGAACAGCTCCCAGGGATCATGCTTATGACGAGGCAATGCTTGGAAAGCTGTGGGTCATGATAAGACCTAATAAACTAAAAAACCCTGATGTTCCCATCCGACTGATAACAATGGAAGATACCAGGTTTTTTTACTGCAATATTAAGACATTAAATCTTCTCCCGTCCGTGCTGGCCTCTCAGGAGGCTTTAAAAGCTGGAGCAATGGAAGCTGTTTTACACAGGGGAGATATGGTGACGGAGTGCGCCCACAGCAATGTCTCCATTTTAAAGAACGGAACCTTCCTATCCCATCCCAATAATAACCTGATCCTTCGGGGGATTGCAAAGACTCATATGATCCAGGCCTGCTACAGGCTTGGAATCCAGGTATTGGAGCGGGCATTTACCATGGAAGAGCTTATGGAGGCCGATGAGGTCATCGTGACCTCTTCCTCCAATTTCTGCCTTCATGCAGACGTTATTGACGGAAAGCCCGTAGGTGGGAAGGATCCGGTTACGTTAAAGAAGATTCAGGATGCTGTTTTGGAAGAATACTTAGAGTATACAGGCAGAGATAGTATATTTGATTAG
- a CDS encoding branched-chain amino acid ABC transporter permease, translating into MTFSLFFQSLINGLNQGAIYALIALGYTMVYGIIRMINFAHGDFIMIGAYTLFYTIPFMIHAGMPAWISVFLAVVICAAVGVMVEVIAYKPVRRAGSMSALITALAMSLFLENLAMVLFGAKPHNVQKIFDLPSVNVFGVVLPLNVILTIGIGVVMMAGLQIFIKNTKMGKAMRAVPQDRDASILAGINVNKVITMTFAIGSALAAVAALMYCTKYPRVTNDMGSMMGLKAFIAAVLGGIGVIPGAMLGGILVGLIEIYVKLFAPGWYEAITYAILIVILLVKPSGILGKNAGEKV; encoded by the coding sequence ATGACATTTTCATTATTCTTTCAAAGCCTGATAAACGGACTGAATCAGGGCGCTATCTATGCTTTGATTGCACTTGGTTATACCATGGTATATGGAATCATCCGAATGATCAACTTTGCTCACGGCGATTTTATCATGATTGGGGCCTATACCTTATTTTATACCATTCCTTTCATGATCCATGCAGGAATGCCTGCTTGGATTTCCGTCTTCCTTGCCGTGGTCATATGTGCTGCGGTGGGAGTCATGGTTGAGGTGATAGCCTATAAGCCGGTCCGCAGGGCCGGCTCCATGTCAGCTCTTATTACAGCACTTGCCATGAGTCTGTTTCTTGAAAACCTGGCCATGGTTCTCTTTGGTGCAAAGCCTCATAATGTCCAGAAAATATTTGATTTACCCTCTGTAAATGTGTTTGGAGTGGTCCTTCCTCTGAATGTTATCCTGACCATCGGTATCGGGGTGGTCATGATGGCGGGCCTACAGATATTTATTAAGAACACCAAGATGGGGAAAGCCATGCGGGCAGTGCCCCAGGACCGGGATGCTTCCATTCTTGCGGGAATCAATGTCAATAAGGTGATCACCATGACCTTTGCCATCGGCTCCGCGCTGGCAGCAGTTGCAGCTCTTATGTATTGTACCAAATATCCACGCGTCACCAATGATATGGGTTCCATGATGGGGCTTAAGGCCTTTATTGCTGCTGTCCTCGGTGGAATCGGAGTCATTCCAGGAGCCATGCTCGGAGGAATTCTTGTTGGCCTCATTGAAATTTATGTAAAGCTGTTTGCCCCGGGCTGGTATGAAGCAATTACCTATGCCATTCTAATTGTGATTCTTCTGGTGAAACCGTCCGGCATTCTTGGTAAGAATGCTGGAGAGAAAGTTTAA
- a CDS encoding cytidylate kinase-like family protein has product MDEKKYFAIAITRTCGSGGGSYIGKKLAADYGIDVYDRKLLRLASEDSGINEAIFANADENMKKTFLYRASRRVYSGEVIPKESGNFISDQNLFNYQAKVLQELLHHESYVCIGRAADFVLKDEHNVVSVFLDAPYEFRLKREMERQGISGQEAAKYIDRLDKYRNSYYMYHTGRQWKNPENYDLCLNTESLGLDHCVELIKKFVELKFGICSREKEIL; this is encoded by the coding sequence ATGGATGAGAAGAAGTATTTTGCCATTGCCATCACCCGAACCTGCGGAAGCGGAGGCGGAAGCTACATCGGTAAAAAACTGGCGGCTGATTACGGGATCGATGTGTATGACAGAAAGCTTTTGCGTCTGGCATCAGAAGACAGCGGAATCAATGAGGCGATATTTGCAAATGCAGATGAAAACATGAAAAAAACTTTTTTATACCGTGCCTCAAGAAGAGTCTACAGCGGCGAAGTCATTCCCAAGGAAAGCGGCAATTTTATATCGGATCAGAACCTTTTTAATTATCAGGCAAAGGTTTTGCAGGAGCTTCTTCATCATGAATCCTATGTCTGCATCGGCCGGGCTGCGGATTTTGTCTTAAAGGATGAGCACAATGTAGTATCTGTGTTTCTGGATGCTCCCTATGAATTCCGCTTAAAAAGAGAGATGGAGCGGCAGGGAATATCCGGACAGGAGGCTGCAAAGTATATAGACAGACTGGATAAATACAGGAATTCCTATTATATGTACCATACCGGAAGGCAGTGGAAGAACCCTGAAAATTATGACCTTTGCCTGAATACGGAAAGTCTGGGGCTGGATCATTGCGTGGAATTAATTAAGAAATTCGTGGAGTTAAAATTTGGGATTTGTTCCAGGGAAAAGGAGATATTATGA
- a CDS encoding branched-chain amino acid ABC transporter permease, whose amino-acid sequence MEKRFKISYFLNFLGVLAVFFLFVLLFENNAFGRSTQYIKGISTTACYTIIMVASLNLVVGCMGEFSLGHAGFVSVGAYASAIVSNGLAGKGLPDIALFLVALLAGGIAAGMTGVMVGIPALRLRGDYLAIVTIAFAEIIRVLFCNLSITGGGKTMSGIIKLSNFYWSFWIMVICITMMYMYVRSRFGRTVKAIREDYIAASASGINVTYYKVLTFSVAAFFAGIGGGVYAHYMTAMIPTNFNFMYSAELLSEVIIGGIGSITGSIIGAAFLSSLPEMMRQFSQYRMLAYSVVLVLVMIFKPGGIFGAWEFSLIRVYERLTGRKGGCEKKRKKTEGGV is encoded by the coding sequence ATGGAAAAGAGGTTTAAAATTTCTTATTTTCTTAATTTCTTGGGTGTTCTGGCAGTTTTTTTCTTGTTTGTCCTGCTTTTTGAAAACAATGCTTTTGGCAGGTCCACTCAGTATATCAAGGGAATCAGTACTACCGCCTGCTATACGATCATTATGGTGGCTTCCTTAAATCTGGTGGTGGGATGCATGGGTGAGTTTTCCCTAGGCCATGCGGGTTTTGTATCAGTGGGAGCATATGCCTCTGCCATTGTATCCAATGGACTTGCCGGAAAAGGGCTGCCTGATATCGCATTATTCCTGGTTGCTCTACTTGCAGGAGGGATTGCAGCCGGCATGACCGGAGTCATGGTTGGAATTCCGGCTTTACGCTTAAGAGGAGATTATCTTGCCATTGTGACCATTGCTTTTGCAGAGATTATCCGGGTTCTCTTTTGCAATCTTTCGATAACAGGCGGCGGAAAAACCATGAGTGGTATTATAAAGCTATCCAACTTCTACTGGAGCTTCTGGATCATGGTAATCTGTATCACCATGATGTACATGTACGTACGCAGCCGCTTTGGCAGAACGGTGAAAGCCATTCGGGAAGATTACATAGCAGCATCTGCTTCGGGAATCAATGTTACTTATTATAAAGTGCTTACCTTTTCCGTAGCCGCTTTCTTTGCAGGAATCGGCGGAGGTGTATATGCCCATTACATGACAGCCATGATTCCCACCAACTTTAACTTTATGTACTCTGCAGAGCTTCTCTCAGAGGTGATTATCGGAGGGATCGGCTCCATAACCGGGTCCATAATCGGTGCGGCTTTTCTTTCTTCTCTTCCGGAGATGATGCGCCAGTTCTCCCAGTACCGTATGCTGGCATACTCTGTAGTACTGGTACTGGTCATGATATTCAAACCGGGCGGTATCTTTGGAGCTTGGGAATTTTCTCTCATTCGTGTATATGAACGGCTGACAGGCAGAAAAGGCGGTTGTGAAAAGAAACGGAAAAAAACAGAAGGAGGTGTATAA